A genomic region of Arvicola amphibius chromosome X, mArvAmp1.2, whole genome shotgun sequence contains the following coding sequences:
- the Gcna gene encoding acidic repeat-containing protein, giving the protein MLRTAGLCTTNEIQQPKRQRCAKISISPKVCDSADRIRDTLIHEICHAASWLLDGIRDSHGISWQYYAQKCNSVHPELPKITRCHNYTIHYKIYYECMLCKYRIGRYTRSLNTERFICARCKGHLVLLPLFRKDGTPIVPYVRPFAKYVQENYRAVFNGTAGISHGNVMKRLSKDYFASKQKANP; this is encoded by the exons ATGCTGCGGACTGCTGGTTTATGCACTACCAATGAGATACAACAACCCAAGAGGCAGCGCTGTGCTAAGATTTCAATTTCTCCGAAAGTCTGCGACTCTGCAG ATCGAATCCGGGACACCTTGATCCATGAAATATGCCATGCAGCCTCCTGGCTGCTTGATGGCATCCGGGATTCTCATGGTATCTCATGGCAATATTATGCTCAAAAATGCAATTCAGTACATCCAGAACTGCCTAAGATCACCCGTTGCCACAACTACACAATTCACTACAAGATCTATTATGAATGCATGCTGTGCAAATACAG GATTGGCCGCTACACCAGATCGTTGAACACTGAACGCTTCATCTGTGCCAGATGCAAAGGGCATCTGGTCTTGCTGCCATTGTTTCGGAAGGATGGAACCCCCATTGTGCCCTATGTGAGACCATTTGCCAAATATGTGCAGGAGAATTATAGAGCAGTGTTTAACGGGACGGCAGGAATCAGCCATGGGAATGTGATGAAAAGGCTCAGCAAGGATTATTTTGCCAGTAAACAAAAGGCAAATCCTTAA
- the Cxcr3 gene encoding C-X-C chemokine receptor type 3 has translation MYLEVSERQVLDASDFAFLLENSTSPYDYGENESVFDSPPCTQDFSLNFDRAFLPALYSLLFLLGLLGNGAVAAVLLSQRTALSSTDTFLLHLAVADALLVLTLPLWAVDAAVQWVFGSGLCKVAGALFNINFYAGAFLLACISFDRYLSIVHATQIYRRDPWLRVALTCIVVWGLCLLFALPDFIFLSASYDQRLNATRCQYNFPQVGHTALRILQLVAGFLLPLVVMAYCYAHILAVLLVSRGQRRLRAIRLVVVVVVAFAACWTPYHLVVLVDILMDLGVLARNCGRESHVDVAKSVTSGMGYLHCCLNPLLYAFVGVKFREQMCMLLMRLRRSDQRGPQRQPSSSRRESSWSETTEASYLGL, from the exons ATGTACCTTGAG GTTAGTGAACGTCAAGTGCTAGATGCCTCGGACTTTGCCTTTCTTCTGGAGAACAGTACCTCTCCTTATGATTATGGGGAAAACGAGAGCGTCTTTGACTCCCCGCCCTGCACACAGGACTTCAGTCTGAACTTTGACAGAGCCTTCCTGCCAGCCCTCTATAGCCTCCTCTTTTTGCTGGGACTGCTAGGCAACGGGGCTGTGGCTGCTGTGTTACTGAGCCAGCGCACTGCCCTGAGCAGCACAGACACCTTCCTGCTCCACCTGGCTGTGGCCGATGCACTGCTGGTATTGACCCTCCCGCTATGGGCAGTAGACGCTGCTGTCCAGTGGGTTTTTGGCTCTGGCCTCTGCAAAGTGGCAGGTGCCCTCTTTAACATCAACTTCTACGCAGGGGCCTTCCTGCTGGCCTGCATAAGCTTTGACCGCTATCTGAGCATAGTGCATGCCACCCAGATCTACCGCAGGGACCCCTGGCTACGCGTAGCCCTCACCTGCATAGTTGTCTGGGGACTCTGTCTGCTCTTTGCCCTCCCAGACTTCATCTTCCTGTCGGCCAGCTATGATCAGCGCCTCAATGCCACTCGCTGCCAGTACAACTTTCCCCAGGTGGGTCACACGGCTCTGCGCATCCTGCAGCTGGTGGCTGGTTTCCTGCTGCCCCTTGTAGTCATGGCCTACTGCTATGCCCATATCCTGGCTGTGCTGCTGGTCTCCAGAGGCCAGAGGCGCTTACGAGCCATAAggctagtggtggtggtggtggtggcctttGCTGCCTGCTGGACCCCCTATCACCTGGTGGTATTGGTGGATATCCTCATGGACCTGGGAGTTTTGGCCCGAAACTGTGGTCGAGAAAGCCACGTGGACGTAGCCAAGTCAGTCACCTCGGGCATGGGCTACTTGCACTGCTGCCTCAACCCACTGCTCTATGCCTTTGTGGGGGTAAAGTTCAGAGAACAAATGTGTATGCTGCTCATGCGCCTGCGCCGCTCTGACCAGAGAGGACCCCAACGTCAGCCATCATCTTCACGGCGGGAATCATCCTGGTCCGAGACGACAGAGGCCTCCTACTTGGGCTTGTAA